The genomic DNA TCCGATCTTAGTTGATGTGGACCCAGGATTAATTACGAGTAAACGATATTCTCTTTGTTGCAAAACGGAACCCTCCATTGATGACTTTCTAATTTCAATAATACTTCTATGCTCCCCTTAAACGGACATTTTTACTAGAAGGAGCATAGAAGTGAGTATTTCTGAAGTATCGTTAAAGATTTAGTGATTTAACGATACTTTTTAATGATGTGTTATTGACCGATACGGTGGGAAAGGATGTGTCGGTCGTTCAACAAGAACTGGCTTCTTGAATTTTTGTTTCGTTCGATACGTTCTTCTGCTAGACGGTCTGCAGCCGCATACGTCGGGATGTTGTCGCGTTTCGAGATTTCAAATACGCGAGCGATGTTGTCATAAATCAATTCAACCTTCTTCATCGCACGTTCACGGTTGTACCCGTACAATTCATCGGCTACATTGATTACGCCACCTGCATTGATGACGTAGTCAGGAGCATAGGCAATACCCATTTCGTGAATCATGTCGCCATGCTTCGTGTCCTTCAACTGGTTATTTGCCGCACCAGCAATGACTTTCGCCTTCAATTGAGGAATCGTTTCATCATTGATTGTGGCACCGAGGGCACATGGTGCATAAATGTCACAATCCACGGAGTAGATTTCTTCAGTATCGACAGCTTTTGCACCGAAATCATCTACTGCACGTTGAACAGCTTCCTTGTTGATATCTGTTACGATCAGTTGAGCTCCTTCTTCGTGAAGATGCTTACAAAGGTTGTATGCAACATTTCCGACACCCTGAACGGCAACGACTTTTCCTTCCAATGAGTCTGTTCCAAACGCTTCCTTCGCAGCAGCCTTCATACCGCGATAAACGCCGTAAGCCGTTACTGGAGAAGGATTACCAGATGAACCGAATGCAGGAGATACACCTGTTACAAATTCTGTTTCCTGACGGATAAGGTCCATATCTGCAACTGTCGTTCCAACATCCTCTGCAGTTATGTAACGACCATTCAATCCTTGGATATAGCGACCGAATGCACGGAACATTTCTTCATTCTTATCCGATTTCGGATCTCCGATGATGACGGTCTTACCTCCGCCTAGATTCAAACCAGCTGCAGCATTTTTATACGTCATACCTTTCGCAAGGCGAAGTGCATCTTCAATCGCAGCATCCTCTGTTTCATAAGTCCACATACGCGTTCCACCAAGAGCAGGTCCTAGAGTCGTATCATGAATACAGATAATCGCTTTCAATCCAGATTGTTTATCCTGGCAAATCACCAATTGTTCGTAATCATATTGCTCCATATACTTGAAAATTTCCATTTTCTATTCCTCCTTATAATTTAAAAAATCATATATATCGTTTGATCGTCCTAAACAGCTAAAGTTAAGCTGGAACAATCGTTTACACTGAACGAACGGCTAATGCAATCGAGTTCAGCTTACTTTCAGCCGTATCTGCACGAGATGTAAGGACAATCGGTGCTTTCGCTCCTGAAATGACAGCCCCTACTTTCGCTCTCGCAAAATAAATAAGCGATTTATAAAGAGCGTTTCCGGTTTCAATGTTAGGTACAAGCAGAATATCTGCCTGCCCAGCTACCTCTCCACTGATCCCTTTATGTGAAGCCGCTTCCAAAGAAACAGCATTGTCTAACGCAAGTGGACCATCCACTATACAATCTTTAATTTGTCCTCGGCTGTTCATCTGGCTCAAGGCTGCTGCATCAAGCGTCGCTTCCATGGATGGATTGACGACTTCAACTGCTGTGATTGGTGCGACTTTCGGCGTTTCCACCCCGAGTTTACGCGCAACGTCCACAGCATTTTGGATAATATCGGCTTTTTGTTTCAAATCCGGCGCAATATTCATTGCCGCATCTGTTACAAAGATCAGCCTGTCAAACCCATCGATTTCAAAAGCAGCTACATGGGAAAGGACCTTACCCGTCCTTAAACCAAATTCTTTATTCAAAACCGCTTTCAAAATGACCGATGTTGAAACCATCCCTTTCATGACAACATCCGCATTGCCACTGCTGACAGCTTGGACTGCCTTCGCAGCTGATTCGTCAGGTGCTTGACAAGGAATAACTTTTAATTGATCAGATTGTTGAAGACCGTGTTCATTAAGTAACGCAGTTGTTCGGTCTTCATCCCCAAACAATTGAAAGGATGCTATCCCTTTATCGATTGCCATTTTCACTGCATGGATGACCTCGCTATCTTCTGAGGCTGCAACCGCTACAGTTCGGTTTGGCATTCGGGTCGCTTCTTCGATGATTTGTTCTAAATGCATGACCTCGTTCAACCCTTTCTACTTTTTTTGCCCACTTTTAATTAATGCAAGTATCGTGCCAACTTTAAAACAGCCGTAAATCAAACTTTTTGTCGATCAGAGGCGTGCAAATTCGTTCATAGTATGAAGGTTTTTGCATGCAACCTTATTCAATGTTGTATTTTTCCAACTTATAATAAAGATTCCTTAATGAAAGCTTGAGCTCTTTCGCGGTTTTCGTCTTATTCCCTTCACATTGGACAAGGGTGGCCCTGATCAGTTCTTCTTCAAACTGTTCCACCTGCTCCTGAAGGGATTGCTGTGGCGAATGGCTGGAAGCTTTCTGTTCCTTTATATTGGTGTTTGAAGTAAGAGCCGGAATGGATTTTACATCAATCCATGATTCATGGAAAGACAGATGGATGATCGCCCGTCCGAGCACGTTCTCAAGCTCACGTACGTTCCCAGGCCAGTCATAACCTTCAAGGTACTTGATTCCAGCCTCAGTTATCCCTTCGATATTTCGGCCATAATCCTGGTTCAGCTTTTGAATGAGATGATTGCATAGTGCTCCGAGGTCTTCCTTCCTCTCTCTTAACGGCGGGATGAAGATCGGCAGCCGATTGATACGATAATATAAATCTTCCCGAAAAGACCCATCAATTATTCTTTTCTCAAGATTGACATTGGTTGCTGCAATGACTCTTACATTAATCGGTATCGCTTTCGTTCCACCAACCCGGATAATTTCATTTTCTTGAAGTACCCTTAATAGCTTGGCTTGAGTATCACTTGATAATTCTCCAATTTCATCTAAAAAAATGCTGCCGCCATTTGCCTCTTCAAATAAACCGCGTTTGCCACCCTTCCGAGCTCCCGAGAAGGCACCCTCCTCATAACCGAACAACTCACTTTCCAATAATGACTCAGAAATGGCTGCACAATTGACTCGTACGAAACGGTTATATTTCAACTTGCTGCTGTTATGTATGGCGTGGGCAAAAAGCTCCTTACCTGTACCAGATTCTCCACGTAATAGCACTGTCGCTGGGGTCGTCGCACCTAATTTTGCTTGATCAATCGCAAATTGCATTTCCTTGGAATCGCCAATGATATCTGAGAACGTATATTTCGCTTCCAATGTGCGGATGATTTGTCTTGCACGCTGAAGCTCTGCCGTTAGCGACTGTATTTCCGACATGTCATGAATGACACCGACACTCCCCTTCAGCTTACCGTCTACGATCACAGGGGCGACATTAACGATGACATCCCGCCGATTCGGTCCAACCTTCAAGCGGACACCTCTGACAGGCTTTCGGGTACGTAGCACGCGCATATGCATGCTTTCCCCTTCGGATATGTCAGTTGTGGCTGGTTTTCCATAAATATCTTCCGACTTCAACCCGGTAAGCTTCGTATATGCCGGATTGACGATCAACCCTTTTCCCTCTTCATCAACGACGGTAATCGCTTCTTCTGAAGAATGGATGATCGCTTCAAGCATCGTCTGAACGCTTTTCAAATTCGTCACTTCTTCAGCCATTTCCACAACTTCAGTGATATCCTTGAATACAGCAAAGGCACCAATGATCTTACCTTCATCATCAATCATCGGTGTACGAGTCGTGATGATTTTCCGACCATTATCCAGAACCTGCTTTTTGTTGACTTCCGTCTTACCATCATTCAAAATCCGAGGCAATTCACTATTCGGAATCAATTCTGTGATTTCCTTGCCAATCGCCGATTCATCAAGAAGACCCGTCATCGTTCTTGCACTCTTATTAATGATGGTGATTTTACGGTTTTGATCGATGGCGATGACACCGTCATGTGAGGAGCTTAACACTAAGTCCTGCAGCCTGGATTGACTAGACAGTTGCGTAATCAGACTTTCCTGCTCTTCCATTAACCCAGAAATCAAAGTGGCTACGGAAGAAGGGATGATCACCCATTGACGATCCTTCACTTCCTTCAACGAAGTGAAGATGTCTTCATCACCAGCCGCTTCAATGATGACGTCGATCGGCTCATTGATGAAATCCTGCCAAGCTTCCGATGTTCTGATGCCCATCTCTTCCGCAAGCTTAATTGCTGGAGCTTCTTTATCGGGGTCGATGACAGCCATCAATTTCAATGCGTTTGACTTTCTTATAATCTTGACAAGCGCTGTACCAACTTTATTCGCGCCGATGATTATGACATTTTTCATTGTTTAACACCCTATTTTTACCATGCAAGATTTTTCACATCTTTTATTTTACCTGTAGTCGAGCGTATTCGCAAACTTATGGACAGACCTGACGAAAATCGGTAAAATGTAATTCGGAGAAAAGGATGGATGACATGATACGACTTATTGCACTACTCATACTCTTAATTCCAGGGTTAGGCGGGGTGTTGGGGATCAAATTGATCCGTGATGCTTTATTTGGAATCGTCCACTCGCCATTTCCAAACTTTATCGTTGAATTAATTGCCGGCGTTCTTCTCTTTATTGTCGGATTCGGTTTTGTGGGTGGTTTTATCTTTTATCGTGACCGGAAGAGGAATAATGTACAACCGAGGTTTAGAAAAAAAGGGGGAGATTCCTGATGGAACAATTCAGTGTGCCGTTTTTCGAAGAAAATTTCCGTACGTATACAGAACAAAACAAGGATGTCTTTGACAAGCAACAAGCGATGAACAGTTATTACGTATCAATGGTCTCAACACTCATTAATGATAACATCAACAAGAATTCAGAAATCGTCAAGCGTGTCCGAAATCTGAATACCGCCTATCAAAATGTCAGATCAAAATAAAAATTGTTTTTTGCAATATAAAAGCATCATCTTTAACGGGAAATCCCGTCAAAAGATGATGCTTTTTTTACTAACTTATAGAGGAATCAACCTGCTTTATGCTCGATTCGAAGTTTATCGGCAACCATCGCGATGAATTCGGAGTTCGTCGGCTTCGCTTTCGACATGCTCACTGTGTATCCGAAAAGGTTTGAAATGGAATCGATATTGCCACGGCTCCAAGCGACCTCAATCGCGTGGCGGATTGCCCGTTCAACTCTGGAAGCAGTCGTATTGAACTTTTTGGCGATATCCGGGTAAAGAACTTTTGTGATCGATCCAAGCAATTCGATGTCGTTGTATACCATCGTAATCGCTTCACGTAAGTACATGTAACCTTTGATATGTGCCGGAACCCCGATTTCATGTATGATACTTGTGATGCTCGCATCAAGGTTTTTCGGCTTGTATTCTTTCGTAAACGAACGAGATGTAGATGATGAGGAATTTTTAACAAATGATTTCTTTGAGCCACTGATCTGACGGATTTGGTTTGTCAGATTCTCCATATCAAATGGCTTAAGGATGAAATATGAAGCACCCAGTTCTACCGCTTTCGACGTGACATCCTCTTGACCGAACGCTGTCAGCATGATGACGTTTGGTTTCGAGCTTAAATTCATTTCATGCATATTTTCAAGAACAGCCAACCCATCCAAATGAGGCATGATAATATCCAATACCAAGACGTCAGGCGATTCTTCTTCTAATAATTCAAGACATTCCTTCCCGTTATAAGCAACCCCAACGACTTCCATATCCTCCTGAGTGGAGATATACTCATCAAGCAAGCCCACAAGCTCTCTGTTATCATCTGCTAAACACACTTTAATATTTTGCACTTTGATGTTCCTCCTCGCATCTTTTCTAACTCTTATGTAAGATTTCTGCACACACTTCATATTTCCTTTAATTATTTTAAAAATTTATCAAAAAATATCCTAATCTTTAACATACTCCATATTCCTTTATTTTTCGACCAGTAATGATAGTTGACACCTCAGATTTTCGTGTTCTTTGTCGAATTTTCTTTATATTCATTATAGCAGAACCACTTTCGATTGCTATATAAAAACACTTTAAAATTGGAAATGAAAATAGAAAAAGGCGAGCAAATTAGCTCGCCACCTTATCTCCATTTCGATTTCGTTCATATATATTAATTCCTGCTTCACTTAACATCCATTCAATGTGTACGCCATATCCACTTGTTGGATCATTGACGAATACGTGTGTCACAGCACCGATTACCTTTCCATCCTGTATGATTGGACTGCCACTCATTCCTTGAACGATTCCGCCGGTAGCCTTCAGCAGTTCAGGATCGGTGATTTTCACAACCAGACCTTTCGTAGCTGGAAATTTCTGTGGAACGGAGCTGACGATTTCAACATCGTACTTTTTGACCTCTTCTCCTTTAACGACTGTCAGGATTTCTGCTGGTCCTTCGGTCACTTCATGGGAGAGTTTGATCGGTAACGGTCGATCCATGATGCCATTTTTCATGGGACCATTAAGCTTTCCGAAAATGCCATATTGTGAATTTTTGAAGATGCTTCCCAGTACTTTCTCTCCTTCTTTGAAGCGAGCCAATTTCTCTCCTGGACGCCCATGAACGCCTTTTTCAATTGACGTTACTGTCGAACCGATGATTTGACCGTCATTGACTTTAATCGGTTTTCGTGTATCCATATCTGAAATTACGTGACCTAAGGCACCGTATTTTCCTGTTTCTGGGTGGTAGAAGGTCATCGTTCCAACGCCAGCAGCAGAATCTCTGATGTACAGTCCGATACGGAATTTGGCGTCTGACTTATCTTTGACTGGCATCAGTGTTTTCTCCATCGTCTGTTTATCACGGATGATCGTCAATGTAAGAGGCCGGTCGACTTGACCACTCTTTTTGACAAACGGTCCGACATCACTGAGCTTTTGTACGGCTTCCCCATTGATCTTCGTAATGATATCGCCGACTTTAATACCTGCTTTTTCCCCTGGAGAAACGTCTCCTTGCGAGGTACCTACAAGATGATGTCCGACAACCAGCACACCGACTGTATTTAATCGAACACCTATATTCTGGCCACCAGGAATCACTTTGAATTCAGGGAGAACTTTCACATTCATCTTCTTGACCGGAAGATTGGCTACCTGCATCGTAAGCTCATCTTGGCCGTCCTGGTTCGCTTTTATTGAAAAGGATTGAGGATTGTCTTCGATACTGCCGATCGACAAGATGGATTCTTCAGCATTAGAAGAATGGACTGTCGCATTGGGGTGTTTCTGATCTATCGTTAACCTCTCTCCCTGGAAAACGGTTATGTCAGTTGGAATACTGAGATAGTCCTGAATAGGCTTTATGAAACCCAAGCTTATGAGGAATCCAAGGAGAAGAATGCCGACTAATTGTCTGATTTTTACTCTTTTCATTCAGTCACTCTCCTCATTCCTTACCCTACAACTTTTTTGGTTGCATTTATAATTTTACCTTCAAAGGTTGTTTCTATAACTTAGAACCAAAAGAAAAAGCTATCCTTAAATGGATAGCTTTTCATGAGGTAATTTTTACTTCGTCTGCAAATTCGATCATTTCTTTAGCATGCCGCTTTGTTAGATCAGTGATTTCAACACCTGAAATCATCCTTGCGATCTCTTTTACTTTTTCATCGAATGGCAATGGTTTGACGAGTGTCAACGTACGATCACCTTTGATCTTTTTCTGTATGTAAAGGTGCCGGTCAGCCATCGCTGCAACCTGTGGTAAGTGTGTGATACAAAGAACCTGGGATCCGACAGAAAGCTTCTGTATTTTTTCAGCGATCGCTTGTGCAACTCTTCCACTTACACCTGTATCGACTTCATCAAAAATGATGGAAGCCACTTCCTGTTGATTGGAAAAGATGGCTTTCAACGCAAGGATGATTCTCGAAAGTTCACCACCTGAAGCGATTTTGACCAATGGTTTCAACGGTTCACCTGGATTGGTCGATATGAGGAATTCCACATCGTCCATACCGTTTTTGTTAAGCTGTATCTCGTGTCCGTCTTTGTCAATTTTGATATTTGAAGACCCGCTCAATGGTGTAAAGGACACCTCGAACGTGGTTTTCGCCATGTAGAGATCCTTCAATTGCTGGTGGATTTTCTTCTCGAGTTTTTTTGCAGCCTGCTTCCTCAATTTACTTAATTGTTCAGCCTCTAAGTATAGATCTTTTCCGATCTCAGTAAGATCATCATTCAATTGTTTAATTCGGTCGTCTTTATTTGTAAATGTATGGAGTTCTTCCTCAATACGAGAGCTGTATTCTAAAATTTCCTCAACTGTGTTCCCATATTTTCTTTTCAACGTATTGATCTCGTGTAAACGATCTTCAATGACCGCTAAACGCTCCGGGTCGAATTCCATTTGATCGACATAATCCCTTAACTGGTGTGAAGCGTCTTCCAGTGCATAGTACGTATTCGTAATCGTCTCCTCAATCGGCTTCAATGCCTGATCATAATCTGAAACGTTTTCAAGATGGCTCATGGCAAGGCCGAGGATATCTATGCCTTTTCCGTCCCCATAAAGGGCCTGGTATGCATCATTGACAGCCTGGTAAAGCCTTTCGAAGTTATTGAGCTTTTGTTTCTCTTCCATCAATTCTTCATCTTCATTCGGTTGAAGCTTCGCTTGGTCGATTTCTTCAAGCTGATATTGAATCAAATCAATACGATGTGCCATTTCCTGCTCATTTTCAGTCAGCTGCTTAAGCTGTGCTTGTGTATCTTGATAGCGCTTGTAAAGCTGCATATATTCCTGCTTCGTCCGTTCAAGGTCGGAGGAAAGATATTGGTCTAATAAACTCAAGTGTTTATCGCTTTGCAAAAGAAATTGATGCTCATGCTGTCCATGAATATCAATGAGTGTTTGACCAATTTCCCTTAAAATCGCTAAAGTGACCAACTTTCCGTTGATACGGCAGATGCTTTTTCCTGAGTTTGTGATATCTCGCTTCAATACAATCATACCGTCCGACACTTCAATTCCCTGCTCTTGCGTCTTCCTTATGACAGGATGCGCTTCAGGGACATAAAACAAGCCTTCTATTTCTGCCCTGTCCGTTCCATGTCGAACATACTCAGAAGAGCCTCGACCCCCAATTAACAAGCCGATTGCATCAATGATGATGGACTTACCAGCACCTGTTTCACCAGTCAATACGGTCAATCCATCCTCGAACGGAACGGTAACTTCTTCAATAATGGCAAAATGTCTTATCGATAATTCCGCAAGCATATTGACCCTCCTAGCTTTCTAAAGCATATCTAAGAATTGTTGTGTAATGATCGGGCTGTCTTCAGCGGAACGGCATATGATCAGTATCGTGTCATCCCCACAGATCGTCCCCATGATTTCTTCCCAGTCAAGATTATCGATCAAGGCACCTACCGCGTTTGCATTACCGGGCAGTGTTTTCATGACGATGAGATGATCCGTATGATCAATATTGATGAAGCTATCCGTCAACGTCCGTCTCAGCTTCTGTAAAGGATTGAATCTTTGGTCAGCAGGAAGACTATATTTATATCGACCATCCTGCATAGGTACCTTTACCAGGTGCAACTCCTTAATGTCCCGCGAAACGGTAGCTTGTGTCACATTGAATCCTGCATTCTTAAGACGATCGACCAATTCATCCTGAGTATCGATGTCGAAATTCGTAATGATTTCCCTGATTTTTATATGTCTTTGTCCTTTGTTCATCATTGAATCACTCCACAAGAGGCTATCTATCTTCAGTCATGTATAAGCATATCATATACGATTAAAACAAGATTGTACACGTAAAAGGTGGATAAACATGTAGGTCTATGCATGAGAAGAATGAAAAAGATAACGGAGTATCTTTCCGTTATCTTTCGTCAATTTTATAGGATTCATGTGCTTCATCCACGACCGCGCTTGGTTCTCCAGTCCATTTGATTTCAGCGGTCTCATGTTCTGAGGGCTTGGAGAGGTGAAGCAGGAATTCGATATTCCCTTCTCCACCACGAATCGGAGAATGAATACAGTCCATCACATGATAGCCTGTATCATGACTGAACTGAATGATCTTCTCCAGCACCGATCGATGGATTTTCCTGTCACGGACAATGCCTTTTTTCCCGACTTCTTCTCGCCCTGCCTCGAATTGGGGTTTCACCAATGCGATAATCTGGCCGCCTGGCATGAGGATTTCTTTCAGAACAGGTAAAATCAATTTCAAGGATATAAACGATACATCGATGGTAGCTACGTGAGGCAGTCCATTGGTGAAATCCTCAGGTTTGGAATATCTGAAATTCGTACGTTCCATTACGCGTACACGTTCATCATTCCGAAGCTTCCAAGCGAGTTGATTGTATCCAACGTCCACGGCGTATACGAATTTTGCACCATTCTGGAGCGCACAATCTGTAAATCCACCTGTTGAAGAACCAATATCAATCATGATTTTATCTTGAAGGTCAAACTCAAATGTTTTTAACGCTTTTTCTAATTTCAAGCCTCCGCGGCTAACATAAGGGATCGGATTCCCTTTCAACTCGATCGGAATCGTCGCATCGACTTTTTGGCCTGGCTTATCCATTCTCTCTTGCTCTGAAAAGACAAGCCCTGCCATGATCGCCCGCTTGGCTTTTTCGCGTGTTTCTATCAATCCTCGTTCGACGAGGAGAATATCCAGTCGTTCTTTCTTTTTCATTTCAATATGCCCTCTGTTGTTTCTTAGGGATCATCTCAAACACCCGCTCTACGACGCCTTCAGGTGTCAAGCCGATCTCTTCAAGCAGTTTCGAGACACTTCCATGTTCAATGAAGCGATCAGGAATCCCCATTCGATCAATGACAGCATTATGAATACCCAGCTCATGAACAAATTCGAGTACCGCACTGCCGAAACCACCCTGGAGGATACCTTCCTCCATCGTAAGGATTGGGATACGTTTAGTTACAAGCTCCGTAATCATCCCATTGTCAAGTGGTTTGATGGAACGTGCATTGATGATGATTGGTGATACCCCTTGTGATTTAAGAAGCTC from Pseudalkalibacillus sp. SCS-8 includes the following:
- the recN gene encoding DNA repair protein RecN, whose translation is MLAELSIRHFAIIEEVTVPFEDGLTVLTGETGAGKSIIIDAIGLLIGGRGSSEYVRHGTDRAEIEGLFYVPEAHPVIRKTQEQGIEVSDGMIVLKRDITNSGKSICRINGKLVTLAILREIGQTLIDIHGQHEHQFLLQSDKHLSLLDQYLSSDLERTKQEYMQLYKRYQDTQAQLKQLTENEQEMAHRIDLIQYQLEEIDQAKLQPNEDEELMEEKQKLNNFERLYQAVNDAYQALYGDGKGIDILGLAMSHLENVSDYDQALKPIEETITNTYYALEDASHQLRDYVDQMEFDPERLAVIEDRLHEINTLKRKYGNTVEEILEYSSRIEEELHTFTNKDDRIKQLNDDLTEIGKDLYLEAEQLSKLRKQAAKKLEKKIHQQLKDLYMAKTTFEVSFTPLSGSSNIKIDKDGHEIQLNKNGMDDVEFLISTNPGEPLKPLVKIASGGELSRIILALKAIFSNQQEVASIIFDEVDTGVSGRVAQAIAEKIQKLSVGSQVLCITHLPQVAAMADRHLYIQKKIKGDRTLTLVKPLPFDEKVKEIARMISGVEITDLTKRHAKEMIEFADEVKITS
- the ahrC gene encoding transcriptional regulator AhrC/ArgR, which encodes MNKGQRHIKIREIITNFDIDTQDELVDRLKNAGFNVTQATVSRDIKELHLVKVPMQDGRYKYSLPADQRFNPLQKLRRTLTDSFINIDHTDHLIVMKTLPGNANAVGALIDNLDWEEIMGTICGDDTILIICRSAEDSPIITQQFLDML
- a CDS encoding sigma 54-interacting transcriptional regulator; its protein translation is MKNVIIIGANKVGTALVKIIRKSNALKLMAVIDPDKEAPAIKLAEEMGIRTSEAWQDFINEPIDVIIEAAGDEDIFTSLKEVKDRQWVIIPSSVATLISGLMEEQESLITQLSSQSRLQDLVLSSSHDGVIAIDQNRKITIINKSARTMTGLLDESAIGKEITELIPNSELPRILNDGKTEVNKKQVLDNGRKIITTRTPMIDDEGKIIGAFAVFKDITEVVEMAEEVTNLKSVQTMLEAIIHSSEEAITVVDEEGKGLIVNPAYTKLTGLKSEDIYGKPATTDISEGESMHMRVLRTRKPVRGVRLKVGPNRRDVIVNVAPVIVDGKLKGSVGVIHDMSEIQSLTAELQRARQIIRTLEAKYTFSDIIGDSKEMQFAIDQAKLGATTPATVLLRGESGTGKELFAHAIHNSSKLKYNRFVRVNCAAISESLLESELFGYEEGAFSGARKGGKRGLFEEANGGSIFLDEIGELSSDTQAKLLRVLQENEIIRVGGTKAIPINVRVIAATNVNLEKRIIDGSFREDLYYRINRLPIFIPPLRERKEDLGALCNHLIQKLNQDYGRNIEGITEAGIKYLEGYDWPGNVRELENVLGRAIIHLSFHESWIDVKSIPALTSNTNIKEQKASSHSPQQSLQEQVEQFEEELIRATLVQCEGNKTKTAKELKLSLRNLYYKLEKYNIE
- the yvfG gene encoding protein YvfG, which gives rise to MEQFSVPFFEENFRTYTEQNKDVFDKQQAMNSYYVSMVSTLINDNINKNSEIVKRVRNLNTAYQNVRSK
- the yqiS gene encoding phosphate butyryltransferase produces the protein MHLEQIIEEATRMPNRTVAVAASEDSEVIHAVKMAIDKGIASFQLFGDEDRTTALLNEHGLQQSDQLKVIPCQAPDESAAKAVQAVSSGNADVVMKGMVSTSVILKAVLNKEFGLRTGKVLSHVAAFEIDGFDRLIFVTDAAMNIAPDLKQKADIIQNAVDVARKLGVETPKVAPITAVEVVNPSMEATLDAAALSQMNSRGQIKDCIVDGPLALDNAVSLEAASHKGISGEVAGQADILLVPNIETGNALYKSLIYFARAKVGAVISGAKAPIVLTSRADTAESKLNSIALAVRSV
- the spo0A gene encoding sporulation transcription factor Spo0A, whose amino-acid sequence is MQNIKVCLADDNRELVGLLDEYISTQEDMEVVGVAYNGKECLELLEEESPDVLVLDIIMPHLDGLAVLENMHEMNLSSKPNVIMLTAFGQEDVTSKAVELGASYFILKPFDMENLTNQIRQISGSKKSFVKNSSSSTSRSFTKEYKPKNLDASITSIIHEIGVPAHIKGYMYLREAITMVYNDIELLGSITKVLYPDIAKKFNTTASRVERAIRHAIEVAWSRGNIDSISNLFGYTVSMSKAKPTNSEFIAMVADKLRIEHKAG
- a CDS encoding DUF2627 family protein gives rise to the protein MIRLIALLILLIPGLGGVLGIKLIRDALFGIVHSPFPNFIVELIAGVLLFIVGFGFVGGFIFYRDRKRNNVQPRFRKKGGDS
- the bcd gene encoding branched-chain amino acid dehydrogenase, with the translated sequence MEIFKYMEQYDYEQLVICQDKQSGLKAIICIHDTTLGPALGGTRMWTYETEDAAIEDALRLAKGMTYKNAAAGLNLGGGKTVIIGDPKSDKNEEMFRAFGRYIQGLNGRYITAEDVGTTVADMDLIRQETEFVTGVSPAFGSSGNPSPVTAYGVYRGMKAAAKEAFGTDSLEGKVVAVQGVGNVAYNLCKHLHEEGAQLIVTDINKEAVQRAVDDFGAKAVDTEEIYSVDCDIYAPCALGATINDETIPQLKAKVIAGAANNQLKDTKHGDMIHEMGIAYAPDYVINAGGVINVADELYGYNRERAMKKVELIYDNIARVFEISKRDNIPTYAAADRLAEERIERNKNSRSQFLLNDRHILSHRIGQ
- a CDS encoding TlyA family RNA methyltransferase; the protein is MKKKERLDILLVERGLIETREKAKRAIMAGLVFSEQERMDKPGQKVDATIPIELKGNPIPYVSRGGLKLEKALKTFEFDLQDKIMIDIGSSTGGFTDCALQNGAKFVYAVDVGYNQLAWKLRNDERVRVMERTNFRYSKPEDFTNGLPHVATIDVSFISLKLILPVLKEILMPGGQIIALVKPQFEAGREEVGKKGIVRDRKIHRSVLEKIIQFSHDTGYHVMDCIHSPIRGGEGNIEFLLHLSKPSEHETAEIKWTGEPSAVVDEAHESYKIDER
- the spoIVB gene encoding SpoIVB peptidase; translated protein: MKRVKIRQLVGILLLGFLISLGFIKPIQDYLSIPTDITVFQGERLTIDQKHPNATVHSSNAEESILSIGSIEDNPQSFSIKANQDGQDELTMQVANLPVKKMNVKVLPEFKVIPGGQNIGVRLNTVGVLVVGHHLVGTSQGDVSPGEKAGIKVGDIITKINGEAVQKLSDVGPFVKKSGQVDRPLTLTIIRDKQTMEKTLMPVKDKSDAKFRIGLYIRDSAAGVGTMTFYHPETGKYGALGHVISDMDTRKPIKVNDGQIIGSTVTSIEKGVHGRPGEKLARFKEGEKVLGSIFKNSQYGIFGKLNGPMKNGIMDRPLPIKLSHEVTEGPAEILTVVKGEEVKKYDVEIVSSVPQKFPATKGLVVKITDPELLKATGGIVQGMSGSPIIQDGKVIGAVTHVFVNDPTSGYGVHIEWMLSEAGINIYERNRNGDKVAS